In Aegilops tauschii subsp. strangulata cultivar AL8/78 chromosome 3, Aet v6.0, whole genome shotgun sequence, one genomic interval encodes:
- the LOC109756959 gene encoding probable serine/threonine-protein kinase PBL7 isoform X1, whose product MGFLSCLFRCPEEEERVVKEHDDDEDSGGIDHGVASESSESVPLKTESTHMEGIQRNGTHNEAMIFTLRELVDATKNFSKDFQLGRGGFGCVYKAYLNDGQVVAVKQLDLNGLQGNREFLVEVLMLNLLHHPNLVNLIGYCVDGDQRLLVYEYMPLGSLEDHLHDLPPNKEPLDWTTRMKIAAGAAAGLEYLHDKANPPVIYRDIKPSNILLSEGYHAKLSDFGLAKLGPVGDKTHVTTRVMGTYGYCAPEYAATGQLTVKSDIYSFGVVFLELITGRRALDSNRPREEQDLVSWARPLFKDQRKFPKMADPLLRGRFPKRGLYQALAIAAMCLQEKSRNRPLIREVAAALSYLSSQTYDGNDAAVCRYLDGPSASKVSDDQVNQDDALASQHGAQTSMHDRMNDLVPEGKEHCRSGSNRGVRGRVVPNGVDRDRALADANVWAEAWRRHEKASKVRVTDEILG is encoded by the exons ATGGGCTTCTTGTCGTGCCTGTTCCGGTGccccgaggaggaggagcgggtgGTGAAGGAGCACGATGACGACGAGGACTCCGGCGGAATCGACCATGGAGTCGCCTCAG AGTCATCAGAAAGTGTCCCACTGAAGACTGAATCCACACATATGGAAGGAATCCAGAGAAATGGCACACATAATGAGGCGATGATCTTCACTTTGCGTGAGCTTGTTGATGCTACCAAAAACTTCAGCAAGGATTTTCAGTTGGGGCGAGGAGGATTTGGTTGTGTGTATAAAGCATATCTGAATGATGGTCAG GTTGTTGCAGTCAAACAACTTGATCTAAATGGGCTTCAGGGGAACCGAGAATTCCTTGTGGAGGTTCTCATGCTCAACCTCTTGCATCACCCTAACCTTGTCAATTTGATAGGGTACTGTGTTGACGGTGATCAACGCTTGCTCGTTTATGAATATATGCCATTGGGATCACTAGAAGACCATCTGCACG ACCTTCCACCCAATAAAGAACCTCTAGATTGGACAACACGGATGAAGATAGCTGCTGGCGCAGCTGCTGGTTTGGAATACCTACATGATAAGGCAAATCCACCAGTTATTTACCGAGATATTAAGCCATCAAACATTCTTCTTTCTGAAGGGTATCATGCGAAGTTGTCCGACTTTGGACTTGCTAAACTTGGTCCTGTGGGTGATAAGACTCATGTGACAACCCGTGTCATGGGGACTTATGGCTATTGTGCTCCTGAGTACGCCGCGACTGGACAGCTAACGGTTAAGTCTGACATCTATAGTTTTGGTGTGGTGTTCCTCGAGCTAATTACAGGACGAAGGGCACTCGATAGCAATCGGCCTCGTGAGGAACAGGACTTGGTCTCATGG GCTCGTCCATTGTTCAAAGACCAAAGGAAATTTCCAAAGATGGCTGATCCTTTGTTGCGTGGCCGCTTTCCAAAGAGGGGTTTGTACCAGGCCTTGGCTATTGCAGCGATGTGTTTGCAGGAGAAGTCAAGGAATCGCCCTCTGATTAGGGAAGTTGCTGCTGCTCTCTCCTATTTGTCATCACAAACATATGATGGGAATGACGCTGCTGTTTGCCGTTACCTTGATGGCCCTTCGGCATCAAAAGTGTCAGACGATCAGGTTAACCAAGATGATGCTTTGGCTAGTCAACATGGAGCTCAAACATCAATGCATGACCGTATGAATGACCTTGTCCCAGAAGGAAAAGAACATTGCAGGAGTGGTTCCAATCGTGGAGTACGAGGCAGGGTTGTTCCAAACGGTGTCGACCGAGACCGTGCACTTGCAGACGCGAATGTCTGGGCCGAGGCTTGGAGACGCCATGAGAAGGCAAGCAAAGTGCGTGTAACCGATGAAATCCTCGGATAG
- the LOC109756959 gene encoding probable serine/threonine-protein kinase PBL7 isoform X2 yields MGFLSCLFRCPEEEERVVKEHDDDEDSGGIDHGVASESVPLKTESTHMEGIQRNGTHNEAMIFTLRELVDATKNFSKDFQLGRGGFGCVYKAYLNDGQVVAVKQLDLNGLQGNREFLVEVLMLNLLHHPNLVNLIGYCVDGDQRLLVYEYMPLGSLEDHLHDLPPNKEPLDWTTRMKIAAGAAAGLEYLHDKANPPVIYRDIKPSNILLSEGYHAKLSDFGLAKLGPVGDKTHVTTRVMGTYGYCAPEYAATGQLTVKSDIYSFGVVFLELITGRRALDSNRPREEQDLVSWARPLFKDQRKFPKMADPLLRGRFPKRGLYQALAIAAMCLQEKSRNRPLIREVAAALSYLSSQTYDGNDAAVCRYLDGPSASKVSDDQVNQDDALASQHGAQTSMHDRMNDLVPEGKEHCRSGSNRGVRGRVVPNGVDRDRALADANVWAEAWRRHEKASKVRVTDEILG; encoded by the exons ATGGGCTTCTTGTCGTGCCTGTTCCGGTGccccgaggaggaggagcgggtgGTGAAGGAGCACGATGACGACGAGGACTCCGGCGGAATCGACCATGGAGTCGCCTCAG AAAGTGTCCCACTGAAGACTGAATCCACACATATGGAAGGAATCCAGAGAAATGGCACACATAATGAGGCGATGATCTTCACTTTGCGTGAGCTTGTTGATGCTACCAAAAACTTCAGCAAGGATTTTCAGTTGGGGCGAGGAGGATTTGGTTGTGTGTATAAAGCATATCTGAATGATGGTCAG GTTGTTGCAGTCAAACAACTTGATCTAAATGGGCTTCAGGGGAACCGAGAATTCCTTGTGGAGGTTCTCATGCTCAACCTCTTGCATCACCCTAACCTTGTCAATTTGATAGGGTACTGTGTTGACGGTGATCAACGCTTGCTCGTTTATGAATATATGCCATTGGGATCACTAGAAGACCATCTGCACG ACCTTCCACCCAATAAAGAACCTCTAGATTGGACAACACGGATGAAGATAGCTGCTGGCGCAGCTGCTGGTTTGGAATACCTACATGATAAGGCAAATCCACCAGTTATTTACCGAGATATTAAGCCATCAAACATTCTTCTTTCTGAAGGGTATCATGCGAAGTTGTCCGACTTTGGACTTGCTAAACTTGGTCCTGTGGGTGATAAGACTCATGTGACAACCCGTGTCATGGGGACTTATGGCTATTGTGCTCCTGAGTACGCCGCGACTGGACAGCTAACGGTTAAGTCTGACATCTATAGTTTTGGTGTGGTGTTCCTCGAGCTAATTACAGGACGAAGGGCACTCGATAGCAATCGGCCTCGTGAGGAACAGGACTTGGTCTCATGG GCTCGTCCATTGTTCAAAGACCAAAGGAAATTTCCAAAGATGGCTGATCCTTTGTTGCGTGGCCGCTTTCCAAAGAGGGGTTTGTACCAGGCCTTGGCTATTGCAGCGATGTGTTTGCAGGAGAAGTCAAGGAATCGCCCTCTGATTAGGGAAGTTGCTGCTGCTCTCTCCTATTTGTCATCACAAACATATGATGGGAATGACGCTGCTGTTTGCCGTTACCTTGATGGCCCTTCGGCATCAAAAGTGTCAGACGATCAGGTTAACCAAGATGATGCTTTGGCTAGTCAACATGGAGCTCAAACATCAATGCATGACCGTATGAATGACCTTGTCCCAGAAGGAAAAGAACATTGCAGGAGTGGTTCCAATCGTGGAGTACGAGGCAGGGTTGTTCCAAACGGTGTCGACCGAGACCGTGCACTTGCAGACGCGAATGTCTGGGCCGAGGCTTGGAGACGCCATGAGAAGGCAAGCAAAGTGCGTGTAACCGATGAAATCCTCGGATAG